The Prunus persica cultivar Lovell chromosome G7, Prunus_persica_NCBIv2, whole genome shotgun sequence genome has a segment encoding these proteins:
- the LOC18771148 gene encoding uncharacterized protein LOC18771148: protein MPTFTVVALDRLLEPGTSSKSVDMSSLPNSKPISNSMPVPESKLERRNSTSVVENRLHRPPIKPALYATPEATPLPDSPTSFPPSPYIINHKRRGPRLLKSYSEQDVSIHQKAGNEEKLNGDVNNAEAKLSSSTVDDSATFTFPKPVEVQHSNGFHHFESSNGKLGTSNGKLRSSNVELGSSSEREDSFHESKKRSSNVELSKDSDRDDDLWKQPAMTPERDSDREDFFDPKDSMSVSSYTDGEVNAGAERSAQTSTPMGEFYDAWEELSSESGHGQQLSVSDVEAELHEMRLSLLMEIEKRKQAEESLNNLRNQWQRIRQHLSLVGLTLPADPTAAAGHEEPGSDPAEELCQQVHLARFVSNSIGRGIIRAEMEMEMEAQIESKNFEIARLVDKLRNYEAMNQEMVQRNQDVLELARRDRERRERRQRWVWGSIAAALTLGTAALAYSYIPSGRGSPNYDSDVPESHNAGK from the exons ATGCCGACTTTCACTGTCGTAGCTTTAGATAGGTTATTAGAACCTGGAACTTCTTCCAAATCCGTTGACATGTCTTCTCTTCCGAATTCCAAGCctatttcaaattcaatgcCGGTTCCTGAGTCCAAGCTGGAGAGAAGGAACAGTACCTCAGTTGTGGAGAACAGGCTTCATCGACCTCCAATAAAGCCAGCCCTCTATGCTACTCCTGAGGCCACCCCACTCCCTGATTCGCCTACTTCCTTCCCTCCCTCGCCTTACATCATCAACCACAAGCGCCGAGGCCCTCGCCTTCTCAAGAGTTATTCCGAGCAGGATGTGTCCATACACCAGAAGGCTGGAAATGAAGAGAAACTCAATGGGGATGTTAACAATGCAGAGGCCAAGTTGTCGAGTTCAACTGTGGATGATTCGGCTACTTTTACTTTTCCCAAGCCTGTTGAAGTGCAACATTCGAATGGCTTTCATCATTTTGAAAGCAGCAATGGGAAGCTTGGGACAAGTAATGGGAAACTTAGAAGCAGTAATGTGGAACTGGGTAGCAGTAGTGAGCGTGAAGATAGCTTCCATGAGTCGAAAAAGAGAAGCAGTAACGTGGAACTAAGTAAAGATTCGGATAGGGATGATGATTTGTGGAAGCAACCTGCGATGACTCCAGAAAGAGATAGTGACCGCGAAGATTTCTTTGATCCAAAAGACTCCATGAGTGTCTCAAGTTACACAGATGGAGAGGTAAATGCTGGGGCAGAGCGTTCTGCGCAGACCAGTACACCCATGGGGGAGTTCTATGATGCTTGGGAAG AACTTTCATCTGAGAGTGGGCATGGGCAGCAGCTTTCCGTTTCTGATGTTGAAGCTGAATTACATGAAATGAGATTGagtcttttgatggaaatagAGAAGCGGAAGCAAGCAGAAGAATCCTTGAATAACTTGCGAAACCAGTGGCAGAGGATTAGGCAACATTTATCTCTTGTAGGATTAACACTCCCTGCAGATCCCACTGCTGCAGCAGGGCATGAGGAACCAGGTTCTGATCCTGCAGAAGAGTTGTGCCAACAAGTTCACCTTGCTAGGTTTGTATCAAATTCTATTGGAAGGGGCATAATAAGGGCTgagatggagatggagatggaAGCTCAGATTGAGTCAAAGAACTTTGAGATTGCTCGGTTGGTGGACAAACTCCGTAATTATGAGGCTATGAATCAGGAAATGGTTCAGAGGAATCAGGATGTTCTCG AGCTGGCACGGCGTGACAGGGAGAGAAGGGAAAGAAGACAGAGGTGGGTCTGGGGCTCGATTGCTGCTGCCTTAACTCTTGGTACTGCAGCCTTGGCATACTCTTATATCCCGTCTGGTAGGGGATCGCCAAACTACGATTCTGATGTTCCTGAGAGTCATAATGCAGGCAAATGA
- the LOC18771346 gene encoding uncharacterized protein LOC18771346 codes for MELALHMSASFCRENSLTHYCHSKFLTTQDYQKTLFPHFTRKSQLQQPKNRIKRTSKLVVSATKQRLWISEQQQGQEEEEEEAEEEEEDEEEEEYAYSEDESSLLSLSEKPDRSMAMLDEYEIEELDYAIDPNHRSGYVAVLGKPNVGKSTLSNQMVGQKLSIVTDKPQTTRHRILGICSGTDYQMILYDTPGVIEKKMHKLDSMMMKNVRSAVINADCVLVLVDACKVPEKIDEVLEEGVGNQADRLPPTLLVMNKKDLIKPGEIAKKLEWYEKFTNVDEVIPVSAKHGQGVEDVKHWILSKLPFGPAYYPKDIVSEHPERFFVSEIVREKIFMQYRKEIPYVCQVNVVSYKTRPTAKDFIQVEIVVEKNSQKIIVIGKEGRALKLLATAARLDIENFLQKKVFLEVEVKVKENWRQDEVLLKNYGYGGQIQAL; via the exons ATGGAGCTAGCTCTACACATGTCCGCTTCTTTTTGCAGAGAGAACTCTCTAACCCATTACTGCCACTCCAAATTCCTAACAACCCAAGATTACCAAAAGACTCTTTTTCCTCATTTTACCAGAAAATCCCAATTGCAGCAGCCTAAGAATCGAATAAAGAGGACTTCGAAACTTGTGGTTTCAGCCACAAAACAACGGCTTTGGATTAGCGAACAACAGCAAggccaagaagaagaagaagaagaagcagaagaagaagaggaagatgaagaagaagaagagtacGCTTATTCGGAGGACGAGTCATCATTGTTGTCTCTGAGTGAGAAGCCTGACAGGAGCATGGCTATGCTCGATGAATATGAGATAGAGGAGCTTGACTATGCCATCGACCCTAACCATAGAAGTG GGTATGTGGCTGTTCTGGGAAAGCCAAATGTGGGGAAAAGTACTCTTTCAAATCAAATGGTTGGTCAGAAGTTGTCCATAGTTACTGATAAACCTCAAACTACAAGGCATCGAATTCTTGGTATATGTTCTGGCACAGACTATCAG ATGATACTTTATGACACACCGGGTGTTATCGAGAAGAAAATGCACAAGTTGGATTCTATGATGATGAAAAATGTTCGCAGTGCTGTCATAAATGCAGATTGTGTACTTGTTCTTGTTGATGCATGTAAAGTGCCTGAAAAA ATCGATGAAGTGTTGGAAGAAGGTGTTGGTAACCAGGCAGATAGGTTGCCGCCCACTTTGCTGGTGATGAATAAGAAGGATTTGATTAAACCTGGTGAAATTGCAAAGAAACTAGAG TGGTATGAGAAATTTACAAACGTTGATGAGGTCATACCTGTGAGTGCTAAACATGGGCAGGGAGTGGAAGATGTCAAGCACTGGATTTTATCAAAACTTCCTTTTGGGCCAGCATATTATCCAAAG GACATTGTCAGTGAGCACCCAGAAAGATTCTTTGTATCTGAAATTGTTCGAGAAAAGATCTTTATGCAATACCGTAAAGAGATTCCTTATGTGTGTCAG GTGAATGTCGTGAGCTACAAAACTAGGCCAACGGCGAAAGATTTTATACAAGTGGAAATTGTCGTTGAAAAGAACTCGCAGAAGATCATTGTTATTGGCAAA GAGGGGAGAGCTCTGAAGCTACTTGCAACAGCTGCACGGCTTGACATAGAAAATTTTTTACAGAAAAAAGTTTTTCTGGAG GTTGAAGTGAAGGTTAAAGAGAACTGGCGGCAAGATGAAGTGCTTTTGAAGAATTATGGCTATGGAGgtcaaattcaagcattatGA
- the LOC18771386 gene encoding mannan endo-1,4-beta-mannosidase 7, whose amino-acid sequence MKHLALALFLAILIRQQGFPIHVEAGDGFIRTRGVHFLLNGSPYYANGFNGYWLMYVASDPSQRYKVSSVFREATSHGLTVARTWAFSDGGYRPLQYSPGSYNEQMFKGLDFVIAEARRYGIKLILSLVNNYESFGGRKQYVNWARSQGQYLTSDDDFYRNPVVKGYYKNHVTTVLNRYNSYTRVHYKDDPTIMAWELINEPRCTSDPSGRTVQAWIMEMASHVKSIDRNHLLEAGLEGFYGQAIPQRMRLNPGFNIGTDFIANNRIPGIDFATVHSYPDQWLSSSNDQNQLSFLNNWLDTHIQDAQYILRKPVFITEFGKSWKDPGFNTYQRDLLFNTVYSKIYSSARRGGAAAGGLFWQLLTEGMDSFGDGYDIVLSQSPSTANVIAQQSHKLYQIRKIFARIRNAQMWKRARAIRRAEWLARNKGKRIGN is encoded by the exons ATGAAGCATCTAGCTTTGGCTCTTTTTTTAGCTATTCTGATCCGCCAACAAGGTTTTCCCATCCATGTTGAAGCAGGTGATGGCTTCATCAGAACCAGGGGAgtgcattttcttttgaatggtAGCCCATACTATGCAAACGGCTTCAATGGCTACTGGTTGATGTATGTGGCTTCTGACCCATCTCAGAGGTACAAAGTTTCATCTGTTTTTCGTGAAGCAACTAGCCATGGGCTCACAGTGGCCAGAACTTGGGCTTTCAGTGATGGAGGTTACAGGCCTCTTCAATACTCCCCTGGCTCCTACAATGAGCAAATGTTCAAG GGGTTGGATTTTGTTATAGCTGAGGCCAGAAGGTATGGGATTAAGCTGATATTAAGCTTGGTGAACAACTATGAGAGCTTTGGTGGAAGGAAGCAGTATGTGAACTGGGCAAGAAGTCAGGGGCAGTACCTGACCTCTGATGATGATTTCTATAGAAACCCTGTTGTTAAGGGTTACTACAAGAACCATGTAACT ACTGTTCTTAACAGATATAACAGCTATACTAGAGTTCATTACAAAGATGACCCAACAATTATGGCCTGGGAGCTTATCAATGAACCTAGATGCACATCAGATCCTTCAGGAAGGACTGTTCAG GCTTGGATAATGGAAATGGCTTCTCATGTGAAATCAATAGACAGAAACCACTTGCTGGAAGCTGGTCTAGAAGGATTTTATGGACAAGCAATACCTCAGAGGATGAGACTCAACCCTGGTTTCAATATAGGAACAGACTTTATTGCAAATAATCGGATTCCTGGCATCGATTTTGCAACAGTTCACTCTTATCCTGATCAATG GTTGTCTAGCTCAAATGATCAAAATCAGCTCTCTTTCTTGAACAACTGGCTCGACACCCACATCCAAGATGCACAATACATTCTTCGAAAGCCGGTGTTCATCACAGAATTTGGGAAATCTTGGAAAGATCCTGGTTTCAACACCTACCAAAGAGACTTGCTCTTCAACACTGTGTATTCCAAGATATACTCTTCAGCAAGAAGAGGAGGAGCAGCTGCTGGGGGCCTATTCTGGCAACTTCTCACTGAAGGCATGGACTCGTTCGGTGATGGGTACGATATAGTTCTGAGCCAGAGTCCCTCAACTGCAAATGTAATTGCTCAACAATCTCACAAGCTCTATCAGATCAGGAAGATTTTTGCCAGGATAAGAAATGCTCAGATGTGGAAAAGGGCAAGGGCCATCAGAAGGGCTGAATGGCTGGCTAGAAACAAAGGCAAGCGTATAGGAAATTGA
- the LOC18769904 gene encoding lipid phosphate phosphatase epsilon 2, chloroplastic, with the protein MSSAAAATNFHQPNLELFTCRSCTLKSLKPISSLRFPTSKFVLSGGLLLVPKKGVSGRRRRSRAMGPNSMVELIKMLPFRNPDDDDDDDEEGVGVLQRDDYVDGPSELSPLIVDKGWESTLNRLSKWIISALFAVVILWRHDAEAMWAAMGSVANTIISVALKKILNQERPVPSLRSEPGMPSSHAQSIFYVVLFTIWSVVEWLGINEITLTIGAFALATGIYLSWLRVSQKLHTLGQVVVGATFGTIFSILWLLLWNAFVYRAFISSLWVRIAIALGAAGFCLGFVVYVIRHWLRDER; encoded by the exons ATGtcatcagcagcagcagccaccAATTTCCACCAGCCGAACCTCGAACTCTTTACCTGCCGATCTTGCACGCTCAAATCTCTGAAACCCATTTCTTCTTTACGATTTCCCACTTCAAAATTTGTTCTCTCTGGCGGGTTATTATTAGTCCCCAAGAAAGGTGTTTCtgggaggaggagaaggagcaGAGCCATGGGCCCCAACTCCATGGTTGAGCTAATAAAGATGCTACCTTTTAGGAAccctgatgatgatgatgatgatgatgaagaaggcGTTGGAGTGCTTCAACGTGATGATTATGTTGATGGGCCTTCAGAATTGAGTCCTTTGATTGTGGATAAAGGGTGGGAATCTACACTCAATCGACTG AGCAAGTGGATTATATCTGCCCTTTTTGCTGTTGTGATTCTATGGAGGCATGATGCTGAAGCCATGTGGGCTGCTATGGGGTCTGTTGCAAATACCATTATATCTGTGGCACTCAAAAAGATACTAAACCAGGAGAGACCTGTTCCCTCATTGAGATCTGAGCCTGGAATGCCTTCTTCCCATGCACAATCTATCTTCTACGTTGTTTTGTTCACAATTTGGTCAG TTGTGGAATGGCTAGGGATAAATGAGATTACCTTGACCATCGGTGCTTTTGCCTTAGCAACTGGGATATATCTT TCGTGGTTACGAGTCTCGCAAAAACTTCATACACTCGGCCAAGTGGTTGTGGGTGCTACATTTGGAACCATTTTCTCCATTCTGTGGTTGTTGTTATGGAATGCTTTTGTGTATAGAGCATTTATTTCCTCTTTATGGGTTCGAATAGCTATAGCATTGGGGGCTGCTGGGTTTTGCCTAGGATTTGTTGTATACGTAATTCGTCATTGGCTCAGGGATGAACGGTGA
- the LOC18769162 gene encoding putative pentatricopeptide repeat-containing protein At3g47840, with protein MFRMVAQITEHYVLCAAKKQNMILSIRPHIRGIFTASAFAHKECRNLLVSEAEPDQLEQNTLLGSHVDMLELNAQLKQLVKVGNVGEARNMFDKMPQRDEISWTNMISGYVGASDASEALALFSNMWVQPGLCMDPFVLSVALKTCGLNLNLSYGELVHGYTIKSGFVNSVFVGSALLDMYMKIGKIEEGCRVFDQMPIRNVVSWTTIITGLVRAGYNVEGLEYFSEMWRSKVQYDAYAFAISLKACADLGALNYGRAVHTQTMKKGFDENSFVANSLATMYNKCGKLDYGLQLFAKMRTQDVVSWTSIITTYVWTGQEDLAIKAFIKMQESGVSPNEYTFAAVISGCANLARVEWGEQLHARALHMGLIASLSVGNSIVTMYSKCGRLDSASNMFNEMGIKDIVSWSTVIAGYSQGGYGEEAFQYLSWMRREGPKPNEFPLASVLSVCGSMAMLEQGKQLHAHVLSVGLECTSMVQSALVNMYSKCGSIKEAAKIFDVTEHDDIISWTAMINGYAEHGYYQEAIDLFEKIPSAGLKPDSVTFIGVLAACCHAGLVDLGFHYFNSMRTNFRINPSKEHYGCMIDLLCRAGQLSEAEHMIKSMPFHQDDVVWSTLLRACRLHGDVDCGKRAAEEILKLDPNCAGTHITLANMFAAKGKWREAADVRKMMRSKGVVKEPGWSWIKVKDRISAFVAGDRSHPQGDDIYSVLELLASKTEGTIQEMRSSLIDVEG; from the coding sequence ATGTTTCGCATGGTCGCTCAGATAACAGAGCATTATGTCTTATGTGCAgcaaaaaaacagaacatgATTTTATCAATTCGACCTCATATTCGAGGAATATTTACAGCGTCGGCCTTTGCTCACAAAGAATGTAGGAACCTTCTGGTTTCCGAGGCAGAACCAGACCAGCTAGAGCAGAATACCCTTTTGGGTAGTCATGTAGATATGCTCGAACTCAACGCTCAACTGAAGCAGCTAGTTAAAGTTGGTAATGTGGGAGAGGCTCGGAATATGTTCGATAAAATGCCTCAAAGAGATGAGATTTCCTGGACCAATATGATTTCAGGTTATGTTGGTGCCTCTGATGCCTCCGAAGCGTTGGCTTTGTTCTCAAACATGTGGGTTCAGCCTGGACTCTGCATGGACCCCTTTGTTCTTAGTGTTGCACTCAAGACTTGTGGACTTAATTTGAACTTGTCTTATGGGGAACTAGTTCATGGGTATACGATAAAATCGGGTTTTGTGAATTCAGTCTTTGTGGGCAGTGCTCTTCTTGACATGTATATGAAGATTGGTAAGATTGAAGAAGGATGTAGAGTCTTTGACCAAATGCCGATAAGAAATGTGGTATCTTGGACTACCATTATAACCGGGCTTGTTCGTGCCGGTTACAATGTGGAGGGTTTGGAGTATTTTTCTGAAATGTGGAGATCAAAAGTACAGTATGATGCATATGCGTTTGCTATCTCATTGAAGGCCTGTGCTGATTTAGGTGCTTTGAATTATGGTAGAGCGGTTCACACACAAACAATGAAGAAAGGGTTTGATGAGAACTCATTTGTAGCCAACTCTCTTGCTACCATGTACAATAAATGTGGCAAATTAGACTATGGGTTGCAGTTGTTTGCAAAGATGAGGACCCAGGATGTTGTTTCATGGACATCAATCATTACAACATATGTTTGGACAGGTCAAGAGGACCTTGCAATCAAAGCATTTATAAAAATGCAGGAATCCGGCGTGAGTCCTAATGAATACACTTTTGCAGCCGTTATCTCTGGATGTGCCAATCTTGCTAGAGTTGAATGGGGTGAACAATTACATGCCCGCGCTTTACACATGGGTCTTATCGCTTCTTTGTCAGTAGGAAATTCCATTGTAACCATGTATTCCAAATGTGGTCGTTTGGATTCAGCTTCTAACATGTTTAACGAGATGGGCATAAAAGATATTGTTTCATGGAGCACTGTAATTGCAGGGTATTCTCAAGGAGGTTATGGAGAAGAAGCTTTCCAGTATTTGTCGTGGATGAGAAGGGAAGGACCAAAACCAAATGAGTTTCCTCTTGCTAGTGTATTGAGTGTTTGCGGAAGCATGGCAATGCTTGAGCAAGGGAAGCAATTGCATGCTCATGTCCTGTCTGTTGGTTTAGAGTGTACATCTATGGTACAAAGTGCTCTAGTCAATATGTATTCAAAATGTGGAAGTATAAAAGAAGCTGCAAAAATCTTTGATGTGACAGAACATGATGATATTATTTCATGGACAGCCATGATTAATGGATATGCTGAACATGGGTACtaccaagaagccattgatctGTTCGAGAAGATTCCTAGCGCTGGTCTGAAACCAGACTCGGTCACCTTCATTGGTGTTCTTGCTGCTTGTTGCCATGCTGGATTGGTTGATCTTGGTTTCCACTACTTCAATTCTATGAGAACTAACTTTAGGATCAATCCCTCAAAAGAACACTATGGCTGCATGATTGATCTCCTCTGTCGAGCTGGACAGTTAAGTGAGGCAGAACATATGATCAAAAGTATGCCCTTTCACCAGGATGATGTTGTTTGGTCTACTCTGCTTAGAGCATGTAGGCTCCATGGTGATGTTGACTGTGGAAAACGTGCTGCAGAGGAGATTCTTAAATTAGACCCAAATTGTGCAGGGACTCATATAACCCTGGCAAATATGTTTGCTGCCAAAGGCAAGTGGAGGGAAGCAGCAGATGTAAGGAAAATGATGAGATCAAAGGGGGTAGTTAAGGAGCCCGGATGGTCATGGATAAAGGTCAAGGATCGGATTTCTGCATTTGTTGCTGGAGATAGGTCTCATCCACAAGGTGATGATATATACAGTGTGTTGGAATTACTAGCTTCAAAGACAGAAGGCACTATTCAGGAAATGAGGTCTTCATTAATTGATGTTGAAGGTTAG
- the LOC18771903 gene encoding uncharacterized protein LOC18771903 → MEAWDFHDVKAEKASAMRRYNRLRSVAKLFRFAELGAGVVFVSWTFSRLPIALTLSRDYFRLLSGVVSSPLFVFFLCHVIIASLVLKSRHVASAHNHDGAVEAKLCEELIENGGGVGGSGSSSKSQFGDDVISGVREEEEVVYQDKQIVSEVNSANQKADTDSSSDSESEFPKIIRRTRSEKFEREPKTAKLRRSETEIGRKSMNAGEDYRQENMEAEDNLSNEEFQRTIEAFIEKQLKFRHQESLAIVLPKKS, encoded by the coding sequence ATGGAGGCGTGGGATTTCCACGACGTGAAAGCAGAGAAAGCGAGCGCGATGCGAAGGTACAATCGCCTCCGGAGCGTTGCGAAACTCTTTCGCTTCGCCGAGCTTGGCGCCGGCGTTGTCTTCGTCTCCTGGACCTTCTCTCGTCTCCCCATCGCACTCACTCTCTCGCGCGACTACTTCCGCCTCCTCTCCGGCGTTGTTTCGAGCCCCctcttcgtcttcttcctcTGCCACGTCATCATCGCATCTCTCGTCCTCAAGTCCCGCCACGTCGCCTCGGCTCATAACCACGACGGCGCCGTCGAAGCCAAGCTCTGCGAGGAGCTCATCGAAAACGGCGGTGGAGTTGGCGGCAGCGGCAGCAGTTCGAAGTCTCAGTTTGGAGACGACGTCATTTCGGGCGtgagggaggaggaggaggttgtGTACCAGGACAAGCAGATCGTTTCCGAGGTGAACTCGGCCAATCAGAAAGCGGACACTGACTCGTCCTCGGACTCGGAATCGGAGTTTCCGAAGATTATTCGGAGAACGAGGTCGGAGAAGTTCGAGAGAGAGCCGAAAACGGCGAAGCTACGGCGATCGGAGACCGAGATTGGCCGGAAATCCATGAATGCAGGCGAGGATTATCGGCAGGAAAATATGGAGGCGGAGGACAATCTGAGTAACGAGGAGTTTCAGCGCACCATAGAAGCTTTCATAGAGAAGCAGTTGAAGTTTCGTCACCAGGAGTCTCTGGCCATTGTTCTTCCAAAGAAGAGCTAA